From Thermodesulfobacteriota bacterium, the proteins below share one genomic window:
- a CDS encoding Fur family transcriptional regulator, whose translation MKNGYTERIIGRLRQEGLKVTPQRIAVLRHMDGNTAHPSVEQIHRQVAVDFPTISLATVYNTLDTLERIGEVQAITIDPARKHYDPETRLHHHLMCTECRKIADVFADYSSVLRVPEELSAQFRVQEASVCFRGICRDCAQ comes from the coding sequence ATGAAGAACGGGTACACCGAGCGGATTATCGGTCGCCTGCGCCAGGAAGGGCTCAAGGTGACTCCCCAGCGCATCGCCGTGCTGCGCCACATGGACGGCAACACCGCGCACCCGTCCGTGGAACAGATCCACCGGCAGGTGGCCGTGGACTTTCCCACCATCTCGCTTGCAACGGTCTACAACACCCTCGATACCCTGGAGCGCATCGGGGAGGTCCAGGCCATCACCATCGATCCCGCCCGCAAGCACTACGATCCCGAAACCCGGCTCCACCACCACCTGATGTGCACCGAGTGCCGCAAGATCGCCGACGTGTTCGCCGACTACTCCTCCGTGCTGCGGGTGCCCGAGGAGCTCTCGGCGCAGTTTCGGGTGCAGGAGGCGTCCGTCTGTTTCCGGGGCATCTGCCGGGACTGCGCCCAGTAG